In Spodoptera frugiperda isolate SF20-4 chromosome 12, AGI-APGP_CSIRO_Sfru_2.0, whole genome shotgun sequence, a single window of DNA contains:
- the LOC118262596 gene encoding uncharacterized protein LOC118262596 — protein MSEQVEIKPDALPDLDDLLQCPVCYEIPSGQIFQCNEGHHVCGRCKMRLDVCPVCRALFFGTRNYAMEELIANVRKLRAFKLGGKVTTDTGSGNKASKINANEVPETESVVDDASEQSSHSALRPPQACKGLFRCLSCKSSKGIRLPAARLLNHLRYYHSPELIEGKSENGEYVQAWQFSTVPGRIVTAVRVADMGIFFLIIDIGTDTFCAWLSMAASPWVAHEFSYTITISGNDREAIFSDCVWSVRSCEGSLKKRGHCLTVNGLDARALVAPASICGKLSVRRTPPDQLANQSQPRAVLRVANRVNNRENTHTHAHDLEPFLQDLQNDVARLSRAFATLGREANALVRSEAEMRARIENRHGTNERASSSERENPVENNQADSSTERAPLSRNARRRMRQRLRAALNAPQPPVPAPRAVNGGLMPTDWQNGLTNNANVQRHVVSGLSVLQQPPVPPPVAPTTGVPPPPVAPQSSSGTPSQPQNGNARANKKKRRHRR, from the exons ATGTCGGAACAGGTGGAAATTAAG cCTGATGCTTTACCAGATTTAGATGATTTATTGCAATGTCCTGTGTGTTATGAGATCCCGTCAGGACAAATTTTCCAATGTAATGAAGGACACCATGTATGTGGACGTTGCAAGATGCGCCTGGATGTGTGCCCTGTGTGCAGGGCCTTGTTTTTTGGTACACGTAATTATGCTATGGAAGAACTGATTGCCAATGTTAGAAAACTGAGGGCATTT AAACTTGGTGGTAAAGTCACTACAGATACTGGCTCTGGAAATAAAGCATCTAAAATAAACGCAAATGAAGTACCTGAAACTGAAAGTGTAGTTGATGATGCAAGTGAGCAGTCTAGT CATTCTGCGTTGAGACCACCACAAGCTTGTAAAGGTCTTTTCCGTTGTCTCTCGTGCAAGAGTTCAAAAGGAATAAGACTCCCCGCAGCTCGTTTGCTCAATCATCTGCGCTATTACCACTCTCCTGAACTTATTGAG ggCAAATCTGAAAATGGTGAATACGTGCAAGCCTGGCAGTTTTCTACAGTCCCTGGAAGAATTGTTACTGCAGTACGAGTAGCAGACATGGGGATCTTCTTTTTGATAATTGATATTGGCA CCGATACTTTTTGTGCGTGGCTGTCCATGGCTGCATCTCCTTGGGTAGCTCATGAATTTTCCTATACTATCACTATTTCTGGAAATGACAGAGAGGCAATTTTCTCTGATTGT gtgtgGTCTGTCAGATCTTGTGAAGGCTCTCTGAAGAAACGTGGACATTGCCTCACAGTAAATGGGCTCGACGCTAGAGCATTGGTAGCACCTGCTTCAATTTGTGGTAAACTATCTGTGCGTCGTACGCCACCTGACCAACTAGCGAACCAATCTCAACCACGCGCTGTTCTGCGAGTAGCCAATAGAGTTAACAATCGtgaaaatacacacacacatgctcATGATCTGGAGCCTTTCCTACAAGACTTACAAAATGACGTAGCTAGGCTCTCCCGAGCATTTGCAACGCTCGGACGTGAAGCTAACGCTCTGGTACGTTCTGAAGCAGAAATGCGAGCCAGAATCGAAAATAGACACGGTACAAACGAACGCGCTAGCTCATCTGAGAGGGAAAATCCTGTAGAAAATAATCAGGCTGACAGCAGCACCGAACGTGCTCCGCTCTCACGTAACGCGCGTAGGCGCATGCGGCAGCGATTGAGAGCCGCTCTCAATGCCCCGCAGCCTCCGGTGCCTGCCCCTCGAGCTGTCAATGGTGGCCTAATGCCAACTGACTGGCAGAATGGTCTTACCAATAATGCTAACGTGCAACGCCACGTTGTGTCTGGGTTGAGCGTATTGCAACAGCCCCCAGTGCCACCACCAGTAGCACCGACGACCGGGGTGCCGCCTCCGCCTGTAGCCCCGCAGTCGTCTAGTGGAACACCCAGTCAACCTCAAAACGGAAATGCGCGCGCCAACAAAAAAAAGCGACGTCATCGTAGATAA
- the LOC118262424 gene encoding nicastrin — MASFNFLVLLLIFSFCRSGNLQRLHEKIYSSIEGGAACFRRLNGTHQTGCSSADNGAVGVVHMIKDVTDAHWLVENATAGPYMVVVSTALFYDVFDLLFKQPELIAGILLYDNATKSAPQFSQDMSCPNDYSAAEGSSCSAGGVVWNPKGTGLLRRDIPFPIFYLPESRSQEIDKIDECYQRYNSDKNNQKGKPLCSVQLHSFMFAAVNTEVCLRRSASSALLTPTKVCDPLGDYNVYYSLFPRTKDTKNKKVTLVTARIDTASLFDGVSPGAASSVVGMVTLLTAATTLSQMIPIADSNLYDENILWTLFNGEAFDYIGSQRVAYDISKGTWPAAAPLTVDDINLHVEIGQIGGALNKLELAWPLYAFIPYTNVVPEINEFVNTLGSNLQNNISINTEFSTHFPPSSLHSFRRILKNETESAALPEVLITDHNAEFTNLFYNSALDGFDKIDFEYRNITVDGNGTFISTDALLANGTMKEVDTQVKIARLATAVSRTMYQRVAGKLYTGNITASAHLVDEMLYCFLRSQACRLIMAADYASSGGAEEKPPERAAPLYVGVATWASTPPVFAAHLLALLTGTALPVNRTQCDALNVPGFSQYWLRGWNHSGVCMQTTMNISAAISPAFIIEDYDLKSGVYSTWTESVWQAMWARVFVRASGAGAGAAAVAGALATLAAALLTYWLQRHAATIFTNAPQHSIVNDDAASGILRTVNC; from the exons ATGGCATCGTTTAATTTTCTCgttttgttattgatttttagtttttgcaGAT CTGGAAACTTGCAAAGGTTACATGAGAAAATATACTCGTCAATTGAGGGAGGAGCAGCATGTTTCAGACGATTAAATGGAACACATCAAACAGGGTGTTCAT CGGCTGACAATGGTGCTGTTGGTGTGGTACATATGATAAAAGATGTTACTGATGCCCATTGGTTGGTGGAAAATGCCACTGCCGGCCCCTACATGGTGGTTGTGAGCACTGCTCTGTTTTATGATGTTTTTGACCTACTTTTCAAACAGCCAGAATTAATTGCTGGTATTCTGTTATATGACAATGCTACGAAAAG tgctCCCCAATTTAGTCAAGATATGAGTTGTCCTAATGACTATTCAGCAGCTGAAGGAAGTTCCTGTTCAGCTGGTGGAGTTGTATGGAACCCAAAAGGCACAGGACTTTTACGAAGAGACATACCATTTCCCATATTTTACTTGCCTGAGTCTAGATCACAGGAGATAGATAAAATAGATGAATGCTATCAAAG GTATAATTCCGATAAGAACAATCAGAAAGGCAAGCCACTGTGTTCAGTGCAGTTACATTCATTTATGTTTGCCGCAGTGAATACTGAAGTATGCCTAAGAAG gtcAGCATCATCAGCTTTATTAACACCCACGAAAGTGTGTGATCCTTTAGGTGATTACAATGTCTACTACTCTCTTTTTCCTAGGACAAAA gacaccaagaataaaaaagttactttaGTGACTGCAAGGATTGACACAGCTTCCTTATTTGatg gTGTGTCTCCCGGTGCAGCTAGTTCGGTTGTTGGTATGGTGACGCTGTTGACGGCAGCCACAACACTTTCTCAAATGATACCTATTGCGGATTCGAACTTGTATG atgaaaatatattatggaCACTATTTAATGGTGAAGCATTTGACTACATCGGGTCACAACGAGTGGCGTACGATATCAGTAAGGGTACGTGGCCAGCCGCAGCTCCTCTCACAGTCGATGATATCAACTTACATGTGGAGATAGGCCAGATAGGAGGTGCTCTGAATAAACTTGAGCTCGCCTGGCCTCTGTACGCATTCATACCTTATACTAATGTTGTACCTGAG ATTAATGAATTTGTGAATACATTAGGGAGCAACCTTCAGAACAATATATCAATAAATACCGAGTTCTCAACACATTTCCCGCCATCATCTCTGCATTCCTTCCGTAGAATTCTTAAAAATGAAACAGAGAGTGCAGCCTTACCCGAGGTGTTGATTACCGACCACAATGCTGAATTCAccaatttgttttacaattcGGCATTGGATGGTTTTGATAAAATTGATTTTGAGTATCGTAATATTACTGTTGACGGAAATGGAACAT TTATATCCACTGATGCACTACTGGCGAATGGAACCATGAAAGAGGTTGATACACAAGTGAAGATTGCGCGGCTAGCTACAGCCGTCTCTCGAACAATGTACCAAAGAGTTGCAGGAAAACTGTATACTGGTAACATTACTGCTTCAGCACACTTG GTAGACGAGATGCTGTACTGCTTCCTACGGAGCCAGGCGTGTCGGCTGATAATGGCGGCGGACTACGCGTCGAGCGGCGGCGCGGAGGAGAAGCCGCCGGAGCGCGCGGCGCCGCTGTACGTGGGCGTGGCCACGTGGGCGTCCACGCCGCCCGTGTTCGCGGCGCACCTGCTCGCCTTGCTCACCGGCACCGCGCTGCCTGTCAACCGCACGCAATGCGACGCCCTCAACGTACCG GGATTTTCGCAATATTGGCTAAGGGGGTGGAACCACAGTGGTGTCTGTATGCAGACTACTATGAACATCAGTGCTGCCATCAGCCCTGCGTTCATCATCGAAG ACTACGACTTGAAGTCGGGCGTGTACTCGACGTGGACGGAGTCGGTGTGGCAGGCGATGTGGGCGCGCGTGTTCGTGCGCgcgagcggcgcgggcgcgggcgccgccGCCGTGGCCGGCGCGCTCGCCACGCTGGCCGCCGCGCTGCTCACCTACTGGCTGCAGCGACACGCCGCCACCATATTCACCAACGCGCCCCAGCACTCCATTGTCAATGATGATGCCGCTTCTGG tATACTAAGGACTGTCAACTGTTGA
- the LOC118262425 gene encoding uncharacterized protein LOC118262425: MESKKDNHKYLICPKRKKREIVSEFKKNSNKEDYSAPTAENAEIIYRKVSEPRPKCDYKKGNTFNHDLHKNKNVEVLENTKVNQIYNKICDIVLKPMDIYFYDTKNNCYYSSFNPILAANSCYTYYGANVNRLLIFIEYTSKTMERLFRELIQTESTPDLSAVILAINPKKVEDLCKVNKEKMNINLKSGYFNYKPRDTSLFFSNVTNNHFDIKIKNHCIGLKISIRKYTGTLLETLTAVCNLARCFFPTYKTKVPTVYGRNWYFWNIFQGILVNRLLKNANVNNLNITTQLYFVLITDAILYLSIEINLTLKKGVYITCATNMSEHFLSNTAEWSYLHKYILQKSISSGNWFIINKLSENSYKSLKAIIYNTKCTASHHQVDKSRESVESFDRKTYIRDSNTDLELTNILILNIIARASTFTSTKVVVLTDTTQAWNVF, encoded by the exons ATGGAATCAAAAAAAGATAACCATAAATACCTTATCTGCCCGAAACGAAAAAAGCGGGAAATAGTttctgaatttaaaaaaaattcaaacaaagaaGATTATTCTGCCCCTACCGCTGAAAATGCTGAAATAATCTACAGAAAAGTCAGTGAACCAAGACCTAAATGTGATTACAAGAAAGGTAACACGTTTAATCatgatttacataaaaataaaaatgtagaagTGCTGGAAAACACTAAGGTCAAccaaatttataacaaaatctgCGATATAGTGCTTAAACCAATGGATATATACTTTTATGACACCAAAAACAATTGTTACTATAGCAGCTTCAACCCCATCCTAGCGGCAAATAGCTGCTACACATATTATGGGGCGAATGTTAATCGCTTACTGATATTCATTGAATACACAAGTAAAACCATGGAACGCCTATTCAGAGAGTTAATTCAAACAGAAAGTACGCCTGATTTAAGTGCAGTTATTTTAGCCATCAATCCCAAAAAAGTAGAAGATCTATGCAAAGTCAACAAAGAGAAGATGAACATAAACCTCAAAAGCGGTTACTTTAATTACAAGCCTAGAGACACGTCCTTATTTTTTAGTAATGTGACAAACAATCATtttgatatcaaaataaaaaatcattgtattggattaaaaatatcaattcgCAAATATACAGGAACGCTATTGGAAACTCTGACGGCTGTGTGTAACCTGGCTCGTTGCTTCTTTcctacttataaaacaaaagtaccAACCGTTTATGGACGCAACTGGTATTTCTGGAATATCTTTCAAGGAATTTTAGTGAATAGACTCTTAAAAAATGCTAATGTAAACAACTTAAACATTACGACGCAGCTTTATTTCGTGTTGATCACAGACGCTATCCTATATTTGAGCATAGAAATTAACTTAACATTGAAAAAAGGAGTATACATAACATGTGCAACAAACATGTCAgaacattttttatcaaatacagCGGAATGGAGTTACttacataagtatattttacaaaaatctatATCATCCGGCAATTGGTTTATTATCAACAAATTAAGCGAAAATTCATACAAGTCATTAAAAgcaataatatataatacaaaatgtacagCAAGTCACCACCAAGTAGATAAATCGAGAGAATCAGTCGAAAGTTTCGACAGAAAAACTTACATTCGGGACAGCAATACAGATCTGGAG TTAAcaaatattctaatattaaatattatagcGAGGGCATCGACGTTTACTAGTACAAAAGTAGTAGTGTTGACTGACACTACACAGGCGTGGAATGTTTTCTAA